In Brachyhypopomus gauderio isolate BG-103 chromosome 11, BGAUD_0.2, whole genome shotgun sequence, a single genomic region encodes these proteins:
- the tlx2 gene encoding T-cell leukemia homeobox protein 2 isoform X2 — protein sequence MEHTGIEEVNQTHQQHEPISFGIDQILNNTDQPSSCMLPSRTSETDYQLPPNVYANGYNSVYNPACSMAAGLAGSYNVNMNMNVSMNMNVNVNSGNAGGVIRVPAHRPMPSAPHPPPPSHPAGIAAGLPTVPTVPTMGNPSSFTFPWMESSRRFAKDRLTEQAVDIHAGGLAMPGALLTSLRGLRAPSEGNTDRDSPWSSMEVLAKQYYLSPHMSLSKGVCPAALSPFSVTRRIGHPYQNRTPPKRKKPRTSFSRVQICELEKRFHRQKYLASAERATLAKALKMTDAQVKTWFQNRRTKWRRQTAEEREAERQQANRLMLQLQQEAFQKTLSQPIQPDPLCLHNSSLYALQNLQPWADDNKVTSVTSVASVV from the exons ATGGAGCACACTGGGATCGAGGAGGTGAACCAGACCCACCAGCAACACGAGCCCATCAGCTTTGGAATAGATCAAATTCTGAACAACACAGACCAGCCGAGCAGCTGCATGCTGCCGAGCCGAACTAGTGAGACGGACTACCAGCTACCGCCCAACGTGTACGCCAACGGGTACAACAGCGTGTACAACCCGGCCTGCTCCATGGCGGCGGGGCTCGCGGGCTCCTACAATGTAAACATGAACATGAACGTGAGCATGAACATGAACGTTAACGTGAACTCGGGGAACGCGGGGGGTGTTATTCGCGTCCCGGCCCACAGACCAATGCCATCGGCGCCTCATCCTCCTCCCCCTTCCCATCCAGCGGGCATCGCGGCCGGCTTGCCCACAGTACCCACGGTGCCCACCATGGGCAACCCATCCAGCTTCACCTTCCCGTGGATGGAGAGCAGTAGGCGGTTCGCCAAGGACAGACTGACGG AGCAGGCTGTTGACATACATGCAGGAGGCCTCGCCATGCCTGGGGCTCTCCTGACGTCTCTGCGGGGCCTCAGAGCCCCATCTGAAGGGAACACGGACAGGGACTCCCCCTGGAGCTCCATGGAGGTGTTAGCCAAGCAATATTACCTTAGTCCACATATGTCCCTATCTAAgggtgtgtgtccag CCGCTCTCTCTCCGTTCTCCGTAACGAGGAGGATCGGACACCCGTACCAGAACCGAACGCCACCAAAGCGGAAAAAGCCTCGGACGTCCTTCAGCCGCGTTCAGATCTGCGAACTCGAAAAACGATTCCACCGTCAGAAATACCTGGCGTCGGCGGAGCGCGCCACGCTGGCGAAAGCGCTCAAGATGACGGACGCGCAGGTCAAGACTTGGTTCCAGAACAGAAGAACGAAGTGGAG GAGGCAGACGGCAGAGGAACGTGAGGCGGAGAGGCAGCAGGCCAACCGCCTGATGCTGCAGCTACAGCAGGAGGCCTTCCAGAAGACGCTGAGTCAACCCATCCAGCCGGACCCCCTCTGCCTCCACAACTCCTCGCTCTACGCACTGCAGAACTTACAGCCGTGGGCGGACGACAACAAGGTGACCTCGGTCACCTCTGTCGCATCCGTGGTCTGA
- the tlx2 gene encoding T-cell leukemia homeobox protein 2 isoform X3, whose amino-acid sequence MEHTGIEEVNQTHQQHEPISFGIDQILNNTDQPSSCMLPSRTSETDYQLPPNVYANGYNSVYNPACSMAAGLAGSYNVNMNMNVSMNMNVNVNSGNAGGVIRVPAHRPMPSAPHPPPPSHPAGIAAGLPTVPTVPTMGNPSSFTFPWMESSRRFAKDRLTAEQAVDIHAGGLAMPGALLTSLRGLRAPSEGNTDRDSPWSSMEVLAKQYYLSPHMSLSKGVCPAALSPFSVTRRIGHPYQNRTPPKRKKPRTSFSRVQICELEKRFHRQKYLASAERATLAKALKMTDAQVKTWFQNRRTKWRRQTAEEREAERQQANRLMLQLQQEAFQKTLSQPIQPDPLCLHNSSLYALQNLQPWADDNKPV is encoded by the exons ATGGAGCACACTGGGATCGAGGAGGTGAACCAGACCCACCAGCAACACGAGCCCATCAGCTTTGGAATAGATCAAATTCTGAACAACACAGACCAGCCGAGCAGCTGCATGCTGCCGAGCCGAACTAGTGAGACGGACTACCAGCTACCGCCCAACGTGTACGCCAACGGGTACAACAGCGTGTACAACCCGGCCTGCTCCATGGCGGCGGGGCTCGCGGGCTCCTACAATGTAAACATGAACATGAACGTGAGCATGAACATGAACGTTAACGTGAACTCGGGGAACGCGGGGGGTGTTATTCGCGTCCCGGCCCACAGACCAATGCCATCGGCGCCTCATCCTCCTCCCCCTTCCCATCCAGCGGGCATCGCGGCCGGCTTGCCCACAGTACCCACGGTGCCCACCATGGGCAACCCATCCAGCTTCACCTTCCCGTGGATGGAGAGCAGTAGGCGGTTCGCCAAGGACAGACTGACGG CAGAGCAGGCTGTTGACATACATGCAGGAGGCCTCGCCATGCCTGGGGCTCTCCTGACGTCTCTGCGGGGCCTCAGAGCCCCATCTGAAGGGAACACGGACAGGGACTCCCCCTGGAGCTCCATGGAGGTGTTAGCCAAGCAATATTACCTTAGTCCACATATGTCCCTATCTAAgggtgtgtgtccag CCGCTCTCTCTCCGTTCTCCGTAACGAGGAGGATCGGACACCCGTACCAGAACCGAACGCCACCAAAGCGGAAAAAGCCTCGGACGTCCTTCAGCCGCGTTCAGATCTGCGAACTCGAAAAACGATTCCACCGTCAGAAATACCTGGCGTCGGCGGAGCGCGCCACGCTGGCGAAAGCGCTCAAGATGACGGACGCGCAGGTCAAGACTTGGTTCCAGAACAGAAGAACGAAGTGGAG GAGGCAGACGGCAGAGGAACGTGAGGCGGAGAGGCAGCAGGCCAACCGCCTGATGCTGCAGCTACAGCAGGAGGCCTTCCAGAAGACGCTGAGTCAACCCATCCAGCCGGACCCCCTCTGCCTCCACAACTCCTCGCTCTACGCACTGCAGAACTTACAGCCGTGGGCGGACGACAACAAG CCCGTCTAA
- the tlx2 gene encoding T-cell leukemia homeobox protein 2 isoform X1: MEHTGIEEVNQTHQQHEPISFGIDQILNNTDQPSSCMLPSRTSETDYQLPPNVYANGYNSVYNPACSMAAGLAGSYNVNMNMNVSMNMNVNVNSGNAGGVIRVPAHRPMPSAPHPPPPSHPAGIAAGLPTVPTVPTMGNPSSFTFPWMESSRRFAKDRLTAEQAVDIHAGGLAMPGALLTSLRGLRAPSEGNTDRDSPWSSMEVLAKQYYLSPHMSLSKGVCPAALSPFSVTRRIGHPYQNRTPPKRKKPRTSFSRVQICELEKRFHRQKYLASAERATLAKALKMTDAQVKTWFQNRRTKWRRQTAEEREAERQQANRLMLQLQQEAFQKTLSQPIQPDPLCLHNSSLYALQNLQPWADDNKVTSVTSVASVV; the protein is encoded by the exons ATGGAGCACACTGGGATCGAGGAGGTGAACCAGACCCACCAGCAACACGAGCCCATCAGCTTTGGAATAGATCAAATTCTGAACAACACAGACCAGCCGAGCAGCTGCATGCTGCCGAGCCGAACTAGTGAGACGGACTACCAGCTACCGCCCAACGTGTACGCCAACGGGTACAACAGCGTGTACAACCCGGCCTGCTCCATGGCGGCGGGGCTCGCGGGCTCCTACAATGTAAACATGAACATGAACGTGAGCATGAACATGAACGTTAACGTGAACTCGGGGAACGCGGGGGGTGTTATTCGCGTCCCGGCCCACAGACCAATGCCATCGGCGCCTCATCCTCCTCCCCCTTCCCATCCAGCGGGCATCGCGGCCGGCTTGCCCACAGTACCCACGGTGCCCACCATGGGCAACCCATCCAGCTTCACCTTCCCGTGGATGGAGAGCAGTAGGCGGTTCGCCAAGGACAGACTGACGG CAGAGCAGGCTGTTGACATACATGCAGGAGGCCTCGCCATGCCTGGGGCTCTCCTGACGTCTCTGCGGGGCCTCAGAGCCCCATCTGAAGGGAACACGGACAGGGACTCCCCCTGGAGCTCCATGGAGGTGTTAGCCAAGCAATATTACCTTAGTCCACATATGTCCCTATCTAAgggtgtgtgtccag CCGCTCTCTCTCCGTTCTCCGTAACGAGGAGGATCGGACACCCGTACCAGAACCGAACGCCACCAAAGCGGAAAAAGCCTCGGACGTCCTTCAGCCGCGTTCAGATCTGCGAACTCGAAAAACGATTCCACCGTCAGAAATACCTGGCGTCGGCGGAGCGCGCCACGCTGGCGAAAGCGCTCAAGATGACGGACGCGCAGGTCAAGACTTGGTTCCAGAACAGAAGAACGAAGTGGAG GAGGCAGACGGCAGAGGAACGTGAGGCGGAGAGGCAGCAGGCCAACCGCCTGATGCTGCAGCTACAGCAGGAGGCCTTCCAGAAGACGCTGAGTCAACCCATCCAGCCGGACCCCCTCTGCCTCCACAACTCCTCGCTCTACGCACTGCAGAACTTACAGCCGTGGGCGGACGACAACAAGGTGACCTCGGTCACCTCTGTCGCATCCGTGGTCTGA
- the tlx2 gene encoding T-cell leukemia homeobox protein 2 isoform X4 gives MEHTGIEEVNQTHQQHEPISFGIDQILNNTDQPSSCMLPSRTSETDYQLPPNVYANGYNSVYNPACSMAAGLAGSYNVNMNMNVSMNMNVNVNSGNAGGVIRVPAHRPMPSAPHPPPPSHPAGIAAGLPTVPTVPTMGNPSSFTFPWMESSRRFAKDRLTAALSPFSVTRRIGHPYQNRTPPKRKKPRTSFSRVQICELEKRFHRQKYLASAERATLAKALKMTDAQVKTWFQNRRTKWRRQTAEEREAERQQANRLMLQLQQEAFQKTLSQPIQPDPLCLHNSSLYALQNLQPWADDNKVTSVTSVASVV, from the exons ATGGAGCACACTGGGATCGAGGAGGTGAACCAGACCCACCAGCAACACGAGCCCATCAGCTTTGGAATAGATCAAATTCTGAACAACACAGACCAGCCGAGCAGCTGCATGCTGCCGAGCCGAACTAGTGAGACGGACTACCAGCTACCGCCCAACGTGTACGCCAACGGGTACAACAGCGTGTACAACCCGGCCTGCTCCATGGCGGCGGGGCTCGCGGGCTCCTACAATGTAAACATGAACATGAACGTGAGCATGAACATGAACGTTAACGTGAACTCGGGGAACGCGGGGGGTGTTATTCGCGTCCCGGCCCACAGACCAATGCCATCGGCGCCTCATCCTCCTCCCCCTTCCCATCCAGCGGGCATCGCGGCCGGCTTGCCCACAGTACCCACGGTGCCCACCATGGGCAACCCATCCAGCTTCACCTTCCCGTGGATGGAGAGCAGTAGGCGGTTCGCCAAGGACAGACTGACGG CCGCTCTCTCTCCGTTCTCCGTAACGAGGAGGATCGGACACCCGTACCAGAACCGAACGCCACCAAAGCGGAAAAAGCCTCGGACGTCCTTCAGCCGCGTTCAGATCTGCGAACTCGAAAAACGATTCCACCGTCAGAAATACCTGGCGTCGGCGGAGCGCGCCACGCTGGCGAAAGCGCTCAAGATGACGGACGCGCAGGTCAAGACTTGGTTCCAGAACAGAAGAACGAAGTGGAG GAGGCAGACGGCAGAGGAACGTGAGGCGGAGAGGCAGCAGGCCAACCGCCTGATGCTGCAGCTACAGCAGGAGGCCTTCCAGAAGACGCTGAGTCAACCCATCCAGCCGGACCCCCTCTGCCTCCACAACTCCTCGCTCTACGCACTGCAGAACTTACAGCCGTGGGCGGACGACAACAAGGTGACCTCGGTCACCTCTGTCGCATCCGTGGTCTGA